One segment of Anguilla anguilla isolate fAngAng1 chromosome 1, fAngAng1.pri, whole genome shotgun sequence DNA contains the following:
- the LOC118232177 gene encoding B-cell receptor CD22-like: MLFNTLLVIILSVSGALSEEGWGVTYTPERICALKESSIGMNCTYSYPTSHTVQKTFWFIHWNKAQEPEDLSQDPEYSHRVEYLGNKHSDCTFRINQLRKNDSKTYRFRFLTASDKYTGDPGVTLEVTDLQVMVNPDTVKEGQSVRLNCSTTCTLTGSPAFIWYRDGSPLPFTDQSHQFTARNEDAGRYSCAVKGYELHSPAVTLNVICVLSQSGWGVTYTPERICALKGSSVDMSCTYSYPTSHTVQKTFWFIHWNKPQEHEDLSQTPEYSDRVEYLGNKNSDCTFRIKHLRETDSKTYKFRFLTDCDRGKYTGEPGVTLAITDLQVMVNPNSVTEGQSVRLNCSTTCTLTGSPAFIWYRDGSPLSFTDQSHQFTASSEDAGRYSCAVKGYELHSPAVALNVRYRPKSTSVAVSPSGEIVEGSSMTLTCSSDANPPVQNYTWVKKNDTGVWQAGSGQSLNFSNFGSWNRGQYYCEAQNRLGAQNASALLVTVQGGQSLIAAAAVGVAAILALVFLGVVCLRYVVVNESVCSHSSVNYCMSDLDS, encoded by the exons atgctcttcaatacctTGTTGGTAATCATCCTCTCCgtgtcag gtgcTCTGAGCGAGGAGGGATggggagtgacttacacccctgagagaatctgtgccttaaaggaGTCTTCAATAGGCATGAACTGTacttactcatatcccacatctcacacagtgcagaaaacattctggtttattcACTGGAACAAGGCACAGGAGCCTGAGGACCTGTCCCAGGACCCAGAGTACTCTCACCGTGTGGAGTATCTGGGGAATAagcacagtgactgcactttcagaataaaccaactgagaaaaaatgattcaaaaaCATACCGATTCAGGTTCCTGACCGCCAGTGATAAATATACTGGAGATCCTGGTGTCACATTGGAAGTTACTG ATCTACAGGTGATGGTGAATCCTGACACAGtgaaagagggacagagtgtgagactgaactgtagcaccacctgcactctgactggcagcccagCCTTCATCTGGTACAGGGATGGATCTCCTCTGCCCTTCACTGATCAGAGTCACCAGTTCACAGCCAGGAATGAAGATGCAGGCAGATACTCCTGTGCTGTGAAAGGCTATGAGCTTCATTCCCCTGCAGTGACTCTTAATGTGATAT gtgttctgagccagAGTGGATGGGGAGTGACGtacacccctgagagaatctgtgccttaaaggggtcttcagtagacatgagctgcacttactcatatcctacatctcacacagtgcagaaaacattctggtttattcACTGGAACAAGCCACAGGAGCATGAGGACCTGTCCCAGACCCCAGAGTACTCTGACcgtgtggagtacctggggaataagaacagtgactgcactttTAGAATAAAACACCTGAGAGAAACTGattcaaaaacatacaaattcaGGTTCCTGACTGACTGTGATCGTGGAAAATATACTGGAGAACCTGGGGTCACATTGGCAATCACTG ATCTACAGGTGATGGTGAATCCTAACTCagtgacagagggacagagtgtgagactgaactgtagcaccacctgcactctgactggcagcccagccttcatctggtacagggacggatctcctctgtccttcactgatCAGAGTCACCAGTTCACAGCCAGCAGTGAAGATGCAGGCAGATACTCTTGTGCTGTGAAAGGCTATGAGCTTCATTCCCCTGCAGTGGCTCTTAATGTGAGAT ATCGTCCCAAGAGCACCTCAGTagcagtgagcccctctggtgaaatagtggagggcagttcaatgactctgacctgcagcagtgatgccaacccacctgtgcagaactacacctgggttaagaagaatgacactggagtctggcaggcaggatctggacagagtttgaacttttctaactttggatcctggaacagaggacagtactactgtgaggcacagaacagactTGGAGCTCAAAATGCTTCTGCTCTACTGGTCACAGTGCAAG GAGGTCAGTCACTGATCgcggctgcagctgtgggagtggctgccattttggctcttgtgtttctgggtgttGTGTGCCTGAGGTACGTGGTTGTAAATGAGTCGGTTTGTAGTCACTCCAGTGTGAATTACTGTATGTCTGATTTAGACTCATAG